From a single Bryobacter aggregatus MPL3 genomic region:
- a CDS encoding PadR family transcriptional regulator, which produces MKPESLLPLPAATFHILLAVTDEDRHGYAIIRDIETRTAGALRLSAGTLYRSIQRMVEQELIVETEERPDPEFDDERRRYYRITPFGRKVARAETLRFASLVDQARALGLMPGRS; this is translated from the coding sequence ATGAAGCCAGAGTCGCTCCTCCCGCTGCCTGCCGCCACCTTCCACATTCTGCTTGCCGTCACGGACGAAGATCGTCACGGCTACGCGATCATCCGCGACATTGAAACTCGTACCGCTGGCGCGTTGCGTCTCAGCGCCGGCACGCTCTACCGCTCGATCCAACGGATGGTCGAGCAGGAGTTGATTGTCGAAACCGAGGAGCGGCCCGACCCAGAGTTTGACGACGAGCGGCGGCGCTACTACCGCATCACTCCCTTTGGGCGCAAAGTGGCCAGGGCCGAGACGCTGCGCTTTGCCAGTCTGGTGGATCAGGCCCGCGCGCTGGGTCTGATGCCGGGGAGGTCTTAG
- a CDS encoding DUF1552 domain-containing protein: MITRKSLSRRTLLRGVGTAIALPALDAMAPAFASSQLPGPKPVRMAFVYVPNGIDMKHWTPDNEGAFPASLPRILKPMEPFRNDFTLLSNLTHNGGRALLDGPGDHGRCCGGYLSGIQPRKTFVDIKAGISMDQIVANQIGGQTRFASLEIGLEDARQAGDCDSGYSCAYTNNLSWRSETQALPPILDPRALFERLFGTGAELSPEARARQAKYRKSILDFVMGDTQKLESNLGPTDRRKLDEYMSSIRSIEKQLERAEKDTARINPGMDKPYGIPADFAEHFKLMTDMITVAFQADMSRVVTFLVSREGSSRAYREIGIPDGHHPLTHHMNKPDLIEKVTQINTYHMTQFAGWVEKLKATKEGDSNLLDNSMIVYGAGLSDGNRHTHEDLPTIIAGRAGGYIKPGRRITSRRETPMSNLYLTMMDRMGVKVEHFGDATGRLNGLDLG, encoded by the coding sequence GTGATCACGCGAAAGTCCCTGTCCCGACGAACCCTGCTCCGTGGAGTGGGTACAGCCATTGCCTTGCCTGCATTGGACGCCATGGCCCCCGCATTCGCTTCCAGCCAATTACCCGGTCCCAAGCCCGTGCGCATGGCCTTCGTCTATGTGCCCAACGGCATCGACATGAAGCATTGGACGCCGGACAACGAAGGCGCCTTCCCCGCCTCGTTGCCGCGCATCCTCAAGCCGATGGAGCCCTTCCGCAACGACTTCACCTTGCTGTCGAATCTGACGCATAACGGAGGCCGCGCGCTGCTCGACGGCCCCGGCGATCACGGCCGCTGCTGTGGCGGCTATCTGTCCGGCATCCAGCCTCGCAAGACCTTCGTTGACATCAAAGCTGGCATCTCGATGGACCAGATCGTGGCCAATCAGATTGGCGGGCAAACGCGCTTCGCCAGCCTGGAAATTGGTCTGGAAGACGCACGCCAGGCCGGCGATTGCGATTCCGGCTATTCCTGCGCCTACACCAACAATCTCTCCTGGCGCAGCGAAACCCAGGCTCTGCCCCCCATCCTCGACCCGCGCGCTCTGTTTGAGCGCCTCTTCGGGACCGGCGCAGAGCTGTCCCCCGAAGCACGCGCCCGCCAGGCCAAATACCGCAAGTCGATCCTCGACTTCGTCATGGGCGACACCCAGAAGCTCGAAAGCAATCTCGGCCCCACCGATCGCCGCAAGCTCGACGAGTACATGTCCAGCATCCGCTCGATCGAAAAGCAACTGGAGCGCGCCGAGAAGGACACCGCCCGCATCAATCCCGGCATGGACAAGCCCTACGGCATCCCCGCCGACTTTGCCGAGCACTTCAAGCTGATGACGGACATGATCACAGTCGCCTTCCAGGCCGACATGTCGCGCGTTGTCACCTTCCTCGTCTCGCGCGAAGGCAGCTCGCGTGCATATCGTGAAATCGGCATCCCCGACGGTCACCATCCGCTCACCCATCACATGAACAAGCCGGACCTCATTGAGAAGGTGACGCAGATCAACACCTACCACATGACGCAATTTGCCGGATGGGTGGAGAAACTGAAAGCCACCAAGGAAGGCGACTCGAACCTGCTCGACAACTCGATGATCGTCTACGGCGCCGGTCTGTCAGACGGCAATCGCCACACCCACGAGGATCTACCCACGATCATCGCGGGCCGTGCCGGTGGCTACATCAAGCCGGGCCGCCGTATCACTTCGCGCCGCGAGACGCCGATGTCCAACCTCTATCTCACGATGATGGATCGGATGGGGGTCAAGGTAGAACACTTTGGCGACGCGACTGGCCGCTTGAACGGTCTGGACCTCGGATAG
- a CDS encoding response regulator, translating to MQSEEMLEKYRLLLMATDDAIYDYDFRANQIAWNENINLFGYALSEVESGLEWWAERIHPEDRDRVLQLMDAALRGDSSRFCCTYLFRCRDGHYRYVSDHGSVLRDEEEQPVRLVGAMKDVHLVQQMFEHHPQPMWVSQRETQRLLAVNQAALRFYGYSEAEFLTLSIPAIWPPEAVPLAAVNGAPDQAKKEIWTHLTKDGRTLFVEVQMEDLEWNGQPARVALLQDLTRVVNMEAQVRQNGTDQVFELIVSSIAHEFNNLLTVINGYAGITRKQLHSTDPLCAGVEAIRIAGEKAEELTRQLLVLGRKLPTLSRVVQVNDVIERLQSLLPRMVPPEVQIEYRLETGLGEVKVDPLQLERFLLDIVATALGSGGGAKSIFIATTHAAKDAVRITVQDDGSGRDRAMAPMAAAAAMGARLQVEEAEGSGRRLHIEFPRVETGESKSLANGTARGRGRRILLLAEDLAARELAQATLDATGNSVVAADGDAVALACAADPTQTFDLLVTDRMREDSPVVAEIRSLQPGLPVIYLSRPDALAEDSLGHREHFLPLPLQTDDLAGLCVDVLEQRQLPVTVLVVDDDHSVRRLIVDTLGRAGYIAIEASNGLEALRRLESRPIDVMVTDLVMPEREGLETIQLVRKRYPKMPVVAVSGAFSGQFLGLAKVFGACAVLTKPLDLDLFLEEVRRVSG from the coding sequence ATGCAATCTGAAGAGATGCTCGAAAAGTATCGCCTGCTCTTGATGGCGACTGATGATGCCATTTATGACTATGACTTTCGCGCGAACCAAATTGCGTGGAACGAAAACATCAATCTCTTCGGGTATGCGCTCAGTGAAGTCGAATCGGGTCTTGAGTGGTGGGCAGAACGGATCCATCCTGAGGATCGCGACCGTGTCCTGCAACTGATGGATGCGGCACTCCGAGGCGACTCTTCGCGTTTTTGCTGTACCTATTTATTCCGTTGCCGCGATGGGCATTATCGTTATGTTTCCGATCACGGTTCTGTATTGCGGGATGAGGAGGAGCAGCCGGTCCGGCTGGTGGGTGCGATGAAGGACGTGCATCTTGTGCAGCAAATGTTTGAACATCATCCACAACCGATGTGGGTGAGCCAACGGGAGACGCAACGCCTGCTGGCCGTCAATCAGGCTGCATTGCGTTTCTATGGCTATTCGGAGGCGGAGTTCCTTACCTTGTCCATACCGGCGATCTGGCCGCCAGAGGCCGTGCCTCTGGCGGCAGTGAACGGTGCTCCGGACCAAGCAAAGAAAGAGATCTGGACGCATCTCACCAAGGATGGCAGGACTCTCTTTGTCGAAGTGCAAATGGAAGACCTGGAGTGGAATGGACAGCCCGCGCGCGTTGCGTTGCTCCAAGATCTGACACGGGTGGTGAACATGGAAGCGCAGGTGCGCCAGAACGGAACAGATCAGGTGTTTGAACTGATCGTGAGCAGCATCGCGCACGAGTTTAACAACCTGCTGACGGTCATCAATGGCTACGCCGGCATCACCCGGAAACAGCTTCACTCTACCGATCCGCTGTGTGCCGGCGTTGAGGCGATCCGCATTGCGGGAGAGAAAGCAGAGGAGCTGACGCGCCAGTTGCTTGTACTGGGCCGCAAGCTGCCAACACTCTCGAGAGTGGTGCAGGTGAATGATGTGATTGAGCGGCTGCAGTCTCTGCTCCCGCGCATGGTGCCGCCGGAGGTTCAGATCGAGTATCGATTGGAGACGGGGCTTGGAGAGGTGAAGGTCGATCCTTTGCAGCTCGAACGCTTCCTGCTCGATATTGTGGCGACAGCTCTTGGCTCCGGTGGCGGGGCCAAGAGCATTTTCATTGCGACCACACATGCGGCAAAGGATGCCGTTCGGATTACGGTGCAAGACGACGGTAGTGGCCGCGATCGGGCGATGGCTCCCATGGCTGCTGCCGCTGCGATGGGGGCCCGTCTTCAGGTGGAGGAGGCGGAGGGATCGGGGAGGAGGCTTCACATCGAGTTTCCCCGCGTCGAGACGGGGGAAAGCAAGTCCTTGGCAAATGGAACTGCGCGGGGCCGGGGCCGGCGGATTCTTCTGCTGGCGGAGGACCTGGCGGCCCGGGAGCTTGCCCAAGCCACCCTGGATGCTACCGGGAACAGTGTGGTGGCGGCTGATGGTGATGCCGTTGCGCTTGCCTGTGCGGCAGATCCAACACAGACCTTCGACTTGCTGGTGACGGACCGCATGCGGGAAGACTCGCCGGTGGTGGCAGAAATCCGCAGCTTGCAGCCTGGTTTGCCCGTGATCTATTTGTCTCGCCCGGATGCGTTGGCAGAGGATTCGTTGGGTCATCGCGAGCACTTTCTGCCTCTGCCTCTCCAAACGGATGATCTTGCGGGACTCTGTGTGGATGTTCTGGAACAAAGACAGCTTCCCGTGACGGTGCTGGTGGTGGATGACGATCACTCAGTACGGCGGTTGATTGTGGATACGCTTGGCCGGGCCGGCTATATCGCAATCGAGGCGTCCAATGGTCTTGAGGCGCTACGCCGTTTGGAATCCCGGCCTATCGATGTGATGGTGACCGATCTTGTGATGCCAGAGCGAGAGGGCCTGGAAACGATCCAGTTGGTGCGCAAGCGATACCCGAAGATGCCAGTGGTGGCAGTCTCCGGGGCTTTTAGCGGCCAGTTTCTTGGCCTGGCAAAAGTATTTGGCGCTTGCGCCGTGCTGACGAAGCCGCTGGACCTCGATCTGTTTCTCGAGGAAGTGCGGCGCGTTTCAGGCTGA
- a CDS encoding GAF domain-containing hybrid sensor histidine kinase/response regulator has product MQPEGAAQEAQRLEELSAYRVLDTAPDSEFDAITELAARLCGVPSAFISLLGEKWITMLSAHGWDGVRELERGGSCCEGLLLGQPSVVVEQLDGSSCHGIQAYAGVPLVSPRGFVVGSLSVVDFKPHAFRAEHVDLLNVLSRQAILIFEARKQSRELRAALEVRSRFLATMSHEIRTPLNGIVGAGELLSRTRLDSEQRELLQAICNSGELLLNLVDHVLDVSKLESRSLEISSRPFFLRELLESVVRNFSPLARSKEVRLILEPGDGRSDRVLGDRLRLGQVFNNLVGNALKFTPRGGLISVSAKSTSLAGGWTVRVCDTGIGIAPEFHDRIFTAFEQGSDEISRDYGGTGLGLAISREIVRAMGGEITVESEVGRGSTFLCHLRFEVSPEIPPGLKVLLVEDNPVNQFVARGMLQHLGCEVAVAGNGRLAIEALAGGEHHIVLMDCEMPEMDGFEATRAIRQMRERAFCEIPIIALTARSLVEDWQKCRDCGMNGFVTKPIEIEALKKELLKYSPMRH; this is encoded by the coding sequence ATGCAGCCGGAAGGCGCAGCACAAGAAGCACAAAGGTTAGAAGAACTCAGTGCTTACCGGGTCCTAGATACCGCCCCGGATTCTGAATTCGACGCGATTACAGAACTGGCGGCGCGCCTGTGCGGAGTCCCGTCTGCATTCATCAGCCTCCTGGGCGAAAAGTGGATCACCATGCTTTCGGCTCATGGTTGGGATGGAGTCCGGGAGCTCGAGCGTGGGGGGAGCTGCTGCGAAGGTCTGCTGCTGGGGCAACCCTCTGTAGTGGTTGAGCAGCTCGACGGTAGTTCTTGCCATGGCATCCAAGCGTATGCCGGTGTGCCACTGGTCTCTCCACGAGGCTTTGTCGTGGGATCGCTGAGTGTTGTCGATTTCAAACCTCATGCGTTTCGTGCGGAGCATGTCGACTTGCTCAACGTCCTGAGCCGGCAGGCGATCCTGATTTTTGAGGCCCGGAAGCAGTCGCGCGAGCTTCGCGCCGCGCTTGAGGTGCGCAGTCGTTTTCTGGCGACGATGTCGCATGAGATCCGGACTCCTCTGAATGGCATTGTGGGCGCAGGCGAACTGCTGAGCCGCACACGCCTGGACAGCGAACAACGGGAACTGCTGCAGGCCATCTGTAATTCCGGAGAGTTGTTGCTGAACCTGGTGGATCATGTGCTCGATGTGAGCAAGCTGGAATCCCGCTCGCTTGAGATCAGCAGCCGTCCCTTCTTTCTGCGCGAACTCCTCGAATCTGTGGTGCGGAACTTCTCCCCTCTGGCGCGGAGCAAGGAGGTTCGCCTGATTCTGGAGCCTGGCGATGGACGTTCCGATCGGGTGTTGGGCGACCGTCTTCGTCTTGGCCAGGTGTTCAATAATCTGGTAGGCAACGCATTGAAGTTTACCCCCCGGGGAGGGTTGATCTCTGTTTCAGCAAAGAGCACCAGTTTGGCCGGCGGGTGGACTGTGCGTGTTTGCGATACCGGCATCGGAATTGCCCCGGAATTCCACGACCGGATTTTTACGGCATTTGAGCAGGGCTCTGATGAGATCTCCCGGGACTATGGCGGGACAGGCCTTGGGTTGGCGATCTCTCGAGAGATTGTTCGGGCGATGGGCGGCGAGATCACGGTGGAGAGCGAAGTCGGGCGGGGCAGTACCTTTCTCTGCCATCTGCGATTTGAAGTGAGCCCGGAGATTCCGCCCGGGCTCAAAGTTTTGCTGGTGGAAGACAATCCGGTCAATCAGTTTGTAGCTCGCGGGATGTTGCAGCATCTGGGCTGTGAAGTGGCGGTGGCGGGGAATGGCCGGCTGGCGATCGAGGCATTGGCTGGAGGGGAGCATCACATCGTGCTCATGGATTGTGAGATGCCCGAGATGGATGGCTTCGAAGCGACGCGCGCGATCCGGCAGATGCGCGAGCGGGCCTTCTGTGAGATCCCCATTATCGCCCTCACCGCGCGTAGCCTCGTGGAGGACTGGCAAAAATGCCGCGATTGCGGTATGAATGGATTCGTAACAAAGCCGATCGAAATTGAAGCGCTGAAAAAGGAACTCTTAAAGTACTCCCCGATGCGCCATTGA
- a CDS encoding esterase, which produces MTRRLLAAALFGFTAFAQAPPPLLSPEVTKDRHVTFRLRARTAEKVDLLLEGSPRQPMSKSDDGVWSLTVGPLAPDIYGYTFSIDGTNFLDPATGEIKTNALSPNSMVLVPGDTPEAWEQTKVPHGTVHHHFFASAIAGDQRDFFVYTPPGYQPSKRYPLLVLLHGMSDKADAWTTVGKANLIFDNLLAAGKIRPMIVVMPLGYGAPIDSLRTGLPRDPAIWGKNAENFARTLLEEVLPQAEQIYKLAKDRKHRAITGLSMGGSESLLIGLNHLDQFAYVGAFSGGGITPNAKPEDRYPKLLSDTKNRPSLLWLAAGSSDQAHAPMIRLSEWLKSKQIDNTWVSTPGAHNWLVWRRYLTTYSTLLWK; this is translated from the coding sequence ATGACTCGCCGCCTGCTTGCTGCCGCCCTCTTCGGCTTCACGGCCTTTGCCCAAGCCCCACCCCCGCTGCTCTCTCCTGAAGTCACCAAGGACCGGCATGTCACCTTCCGCCTGCGGGCCCGTACGGCCGAGAAGGTGGACCTTCTCCTCGAAGGCAGTCCCCGCCAGCCGATGAGCAAGAGCGACGATGGCGTCTGGAGCCTCACCGTCGGGCCCCTCGCGCCAGACATCTACGGCTACACCTTCAGCATCGACGGCACCAACTTTCTGGACCCCGCCACTGGCGAGATCAAGACGAATGCGCTCAGCCCCAACAGCATGGTGCTCGTGCCCGGAGACACGCCCGAAGCCTGGGAGCAAACGAAGGTCCCCCACGGCACTGTCCACCATCATTTCTTCGCGTCCGCCATTGCCGGTGACCAGCGCGACTTCTTTGTCTACACTCCGCCCGGCTATCAACCCTCCAAGCGCTACCCGCTCCTTGTGCTCCTCCACGGCATGAGCGATAAAGCCGATGCCTGGACCACCGTCGGCAAAGCGAATCTCATCTTCGACAACCTTCTCGCCGCCGGAAAGATCCGGCCGATGATCGTCGTCATGCCGCTCGGTTACGGGGCGCCCATTGACTCCCTCCGCACCGGCCTGCCGCGCGATCCCGCCATCTGGGGAAAGAACGCCGAAAATTTCGCCCGCACCTTACTCGAAGAAGTGCTTCCCCAGGCGGAACAGATTTATAAGCTCGCGAAAGACCGCAAGCACCGCGCCATCACCGGCCTTTCGATGGGCGGCAGCGAATCCCTGCTGATTGGTCTGAATCATCTCGACCAGTTCGCTTATGTCGGCGCATTTTCAGGCGGTGGCATCACCCCGAATGCCAAGCCTGAAGATCGCTACCCCAAGCTACTCTCCGATACCAAGAATCGGCCCTCGCTCCTTTGGCTGGCCGCGGGCAGCAGCGACCAGGCCCATGCGCCAATGATCCGGCTCTCTGAATGGCTGAAGTCGAAACAGATTGACAACACCTGGGTCTCAACGCCCGGTGCGCACAACTGGCTGGTCTGGCGCCGCTACCTCACCACCTACTCGACCTTGTTGTGGAAGTAA
- a CDS encoding ChaN family lipoprotein, with protein MVRVLCLLLALAADPAMDAKFHVYRSGGETASLEAIVSEARHYDVIFLGEIHTDPVAHYLEKRLFEGIADEKTTLSLEMFETDTQPVVDEYLQGLIPEEHLMASGRAWKNYKTDYRDLIEYAKLKKLPVLAANAPRRYLNRVSRLGRESLNDLSAQARSYLPPLPYAEPSADYAAKFIRVMEESRKQAADSKSPVPAGEMNIPRALAAQALWDAGMSFSIAQHLTRQPERRVVHVNGSFHTEQHLGTVEHLKRYRPGVRVMVVTMAPSKHFPNFDAESMKGKGDFVIVTQETAAKK; from the coding sequence ATGGTGCGCGTTCTTTGTCTGTTGCTTGCTCTTGCCGCCGATCCGGCCATGGATGCAAAATTTCATGTCTATCGCAGCGGCGGCGAGACGGCAAGTCTCGAAGCCATTGTGAGTGAGGCCCGCCATTATGATGTGATCTTTCTGGGCGAGATCCATACAGATCCAGTGGCTCACTATCTCGAGAAGCGGCTCTTCGAGGGCATCGCCGATGAGAAGACAACGCTCTCGCTCGAGATGTTTGAGACGGATACGCAGCCTGTTGTGGATGAGTATCTGCAGGGTCTGATCCCGGAAGAGCATCTGATGGCGTCCGGGCGTGCCTGGAAGAACTACAAGACCGATTACCGGGACCTGATCGAGTACGCAAAGTTGAAGAAGCTGCCGGTGCTCGCGGCCAATGCGCCGCGCCGCTATTTGAACCGGGTGAGCCGGTTGGGACGCGAATCCCTCAATGATCTTTCGGCGCAGGCTCGATCGTATCTCCCGCCGCTGCCTTATGCAGAACCGTCTGCCGACTATGCCGCGAAGTTTATACGCGTGATGGAAGAGAGCCGCAAGCAGGCGGCGGATTCGAAATCGCCAGTGCCGGCGGGAGAGATGAACATTCCGCGAGCGCTTGCGGCGCAGGCCTTATGGGACGCGGGCATGTCATTCTCAATTGCACAGCATCTGACGCGGCAACCGGAGCGGCGGGTGGTGCATGTGAATGGCAGCTTCCATACGGAACAGCATCTGGGAACGGTGGAGCATTTGAAGCGTTACCGTCCTGGGGTGCGGGTGATGGTGGTGACGATGGCGCCCTCGAAGCACTTTCCGAATTTTGATGCGGAGTCCATGAAGGGCAAAGGAGACTTCGTCATTGTGACGCAGGAGACGGCTGCGAAAAAGTAG
- a CDS encoding GlcG/HbpS family heme-binding protein: MERFSFSALLGLVAAMAQGQELPRQKVLPVEIAIKIAQGAMDRCKADGYAVSVTIVDAAGHVKVQLRGDGTGPHTLEHGKRKAYTAMTFKRTSAETLKAWAAAGPIPLVEGTVAAAGGVPIRAGADVIGGIGVSGAPGGEKDEACANEGIQKVSSTLR, encoded by the coding sequence TTGGAACGATTTTCTTTCTCTGCCCTTCTTGGGCTGGTTGCTGCAATGGCGCAAGGCCAAGAGTTACCGCGACAGAAGGTGTTGCCTGTCGAGATTGCAATCAAGATCGCACAAGGGGCCATGGATCGTTGTAAGGCCGATGGCTATGCAGTGAGCGTTACGATTGTCGATGCGGCCGGGCATGTGAAGGTGCAGTTACGCGGTGATGGCACGGGGCCACATACACTCGAACACGGGAAGCGTAAAGCTTATACTGCGATGACTTTCAAGCGGACCAGCGCGGAGACGTTGAAGGCCTGGGCGGCTGCCGGCCCGATTCCATTGGTGGAAGGTACTGTAGCGGCTGCGGGAGGCGTTCCGATTCGCGCAGGAGCCGATGTGATTGGTGGAATTGGCGTGAGCGGCGCTCCGGGTGGCGAGAAGGATGAAGCTTGCGCCAATGAAGGGATTCAAAAGGTCTCTAGTACTCTTAGGTAG
- a CDS encoding DUF1592 domain-containing protein, producing MIQVPVRYLRTILLVAPTLLAQETPHDFATSVKPLLTKSCSPCHNDRNASGSVNILPFTNPASVGEYREDWERIVRKLKTGEMPPKGFPRPAQAQVDGLLSYLNLEWEKADAKIKPDPGRVTARRLNRTEYTNTIRDLLGVDFRADRDFPTDDSGHGFDNIGDVLSISPLLMEKYLNAAERISARALGLEPLPKKPLEFTYVSREKTIRRVAPSLIEAEHRVDWDAEYEIEIGLPGERAKGEPVLLGFWMDGKLIHTQLIETKPSGLVYFNPYSNETFRLALPAGEHRFRAGFIDDAFVKTLPAADLYSNKKNKYLDMIKFVGPFAAKSEPASRKALLTCDPSTGMACVEKILAPLVRRTWRRPATPAEIKSLARFVSMAKADGQTYEQGLQVAMAAMLVSPHFLFRVERDLHPNDPTQTHPISNFELASRLSYFLWSSMPDEELLKLAEQGKLRDAATVDAQVKRMLNDPKSAALAANFAGQWLETRNLNSVKPDPKKFPEWGPELRDAMAEETRLFFEAVLRENLPISTFLDAKFSFLNETLAKHYKIDGVTGPDFRRVDLTGTQRGGVLTQASVLTVSSYPSRTSPVIRGKYILQNIFGAAPPPPPPDVPTLDEDAVGSAGSLRQQLEKHRSNAMCASCHNRMDTLGFALENYDGTGKWRDLDGKFTIEPAGTLPNGKSFQNPAELRSLLTQDLSEFTHNLTEKMMIYALGRGLERYDRRTLESITNKMAADGYHFQTLIFEVVRSLPFQTRRAEYSKAPVAKTTKEIAQK from the coding sequence ATGATCCAGGTTCCCGTTCGCTATCTCCGTACGATCTTGCTCGTGGCGCCGACGTTGCTTGCCCAGGAAACGCCGCATGATTTTGCAACTTCTGTCAAGCCGTTGCTCACGAAATCCTGCTCGCCGTGCCACAACGATCGGAACGCCTCCGGGAGCGTGAACATTCTGCCCTTCACGAATCCGGCATCGGTGGGAGAGTATCGCGAAGATTGGGAACGCATTGTCCGCAAGCTCAAGACCGGTGAGATGCCGCCGAAGGGCTTTCCCCGCCCCGCGCAGGCCCAAGTCGACGGCCTCCTCAGCTATCTGAACCTGGAGTGGGAAAAGGCCGACGCGAAGATCAAGCCCGATCCCGGCCGCGTCACCGCACGCCGTCTGAATCGCACCGAATACACGAATACGATCCGCGACTTGCTCGGTGTCGATTTCCGCGCCGACCGGGACTTCCCCACCGACGACTCCGGTCACGGCTTCGATAACATTGGCGACGTCCTCAGCATCTCTCCGCTGCTGATGGAAAAATATCTGAACGCGGCCGAGCGCATCTCCGCGCGCGCGCTTGGACTCGAACCGCTCCCGAAGAAGCCCCTGGAATTCACCTATGTCAGCCGGGAAAAGACGATTCGCCGTGTCGCGCCCTCGCTGATTGAGGCAGAGCATCGCGTCGATTGGGATGCCGAGTATGAGATTGAAATCGGTCTGCCAGGCGAGCGTGCCAAAGGGGAACCCGTGCTGCTCGGTTTCTGGATGGACGGCAAGCTGATCCATACCCAGCTCATTGAGACCAAGCCCTCCGGCCTGGTCTACTTCAACCCCTACTCGAACGAAACCTTCCGTCTCGCGCTGCCCGCAGGCGAGCATCGCTTCCGCGCTGGCTTCATCGACGATGCCTTCGTCAAAACGCTTCCAGCCGCAGACCTGTACTCGAACAAGAAGAACAAGTACCTCGACATGATCAAGTTTGTCGGGCCTTTTGCCGCGAAGTCGGAGCCCGCCAGCCGGAAAGCGCTCCTCACCTGTGATCCCAGCACCGGCATGGCTTGCGTCGAGAAGATTTTGGCGCCGCTCGTGCGCCGCACCTGGCGCCGTCCGGCAACGCCTGCGGAGATCAAGTCGCTCGCCCGCTTCGTTTCAATGGCGAAGGCCGACGGACAGACCTATGAGCAAGGGCTGCAGGTCGCCATGGCGGCGATGCTCGTCTCGCCCCACTTCCTGTTCCGGGTGGAACGCGATCTCCATCCGAACGACCCGACCCAGACGCATCCTATCTCGAACTTTGAACTCGCCTCGCGGCTCAGCTACTTCCTCTGGTCTTCCATGCCGGACGAAGAACTGCTGAAACTCGCCGAGCAGGGCAAACTGCGCGATGCGGCCACGGTCGATGCTCAGGTCAAGCGCATGTTGAATGACCCCAAGTCTGCTGCGCTCGCAGCGAACTTTGCCGGCCAATGGCTGGAAACCCGGAATCTCAACAGCGTCAAGCCAGACCCGAAGAAGTTCCCCGAATGGGGCCCGGAATTGCGCGATGCGATGGCAGAAGAAACACGGCTGTTCTTTGAAGCCGTTCTGCGCGAAAATCTCCCCATCTCCACCTTCCTCGATGCGAAGTTCAGCTTCCTCAACGAGACGCTGGCGAAGCATTACAAGATCGATGGAGTCACCGGCCCGGACTTCCGCCGTGTCGATCTCACGGGTACCCAGCGCGGTGGCGTCCTCACCCAGGCGAGTGTTCTCACGGTGTCGAGCTATCCTTCGCGCACCTCGCCCGTGATCCGCGGCAAGTACATTTTGCAGAACATCTTCGGAGCGGCGCCCCCACCACCACCTCCCGACGTTCCCACGCTCGATGAAGACGCAGTAGGCAGCGCCGGTTCGCTGCGCCAGCAACTCGAAAAGCACCGTTCAAATGCAATGTGCGCCTCCTGCCACAACCGCATGGACACGCTCGGCTTTGCTCTCGAGAATTACGACGGCACCGGCAAGTGGCGCGATCTCGATGGCAAGTTCACCATTGAACCTGCTGGGACACTGCCGAACGGCAAGAGCTTCCAAAACCCGGCAGAGCTCCGCAGCCTGCTCACGCAGGATCTGAGCGAATTCACGCACAACCTCACCGAGAAGATGATGATTTACGCACTGGGACGTGGCCTCGAGCGCTACGACCGGCGCACCCTTGAAAGCATCACCAACAAGATGGCTGCCGACGGCTATCACTTCCAGACCTTGATTTTTGAAGTCGTTCGAAGCCTCCCATTTCAGACCAGACGGGCAGAGTATTCCAAGGCGCCCGTTGCAAAAACAACGAAGGAGATCGCACAAAAGTGA